A stretch of Candidatus Sulfotelmatobacter sp. DNA encodes these proteins:
- a CDS encoding DNA translocase FtsK, producing MARVRRKTSAATRWNLEIAGILALGFALLLGIALVAPPSRTGIVGASTASLLHVLFGAAAGLFVLLIALIAAIVFLEINVPRTIATLGGAACAYFLIADVAIAAAGRAGGRVGNALEHGVRALLGDTGLWVLLCVATVALTVAITGVSLKKVIGWVVARFAALRAQRAAERPAAEPPKSLREAFHLPASLARTSAPPALGEIPVPTQTVVPPPPLRFYDEPVDEDEFDDDEYEGEDEYDDEELDEDELEDEVDDEEIDDEDDLEDDEDEDEPSDEPEEDEFDDVETGVEDELLAPALIGAAVSGEYEPVARRVYKLPDLTLFDAPQAQKNDDTNRGHVLEDTLASFGVGAKVTHIERGPSITRYELKPERGVKISRISSLADDLALALAATSVRIEAPIPGKSAVGIEVPNTSVSVVAIREILENIPKGVPPLSMALGKDITGRPVFGDLGKMPHLLVAGATGAGKSVCLNCIIASLLYTATPDQLELLMIDPKRVELTVYNGIPHLKNEVITDPSLAAGALAMITREMDQRYERFAKAGVRKIEEYNAKFPDETLPYIVVVIDELADLMLVAPAKVEMLIMRLAQLARATGIHLVVATQRPSVDVITGLIKANIPSRIAFAVSSQVDSRTILDMGGAERLLGRGDMLYLPIDAPKPIRTQGAFINGAEIERLVEFWKRQAKPDDHKAMEIVPIREDDERGGNGERKVDDLWYDASKFLLDARVAKGDAGVGSTAALQARFSIGHPRAVRLMRQLEEFGIVGPNEGTKPRNVVIESPADLERIADRIGKPPQQDLFA from the coding sequence ATGGCTCGCGTCCGACGCAAGACCAGCGCGGCGACGCGTTGGAACCTGGAGATCGCCGGCATCCTGGCGCTCGGGTTCGCGCTCCTCTTGGGGATCGCGCTGGTCGCGCCGCCGTCGCGAACGGGGATCGTCGGCGCGTCGACGGCCTCGCTGCTGCACGTGCTGTTCGGTGCGGCCGCCGGATTGTTCGTGCTGCTGATCGCGCTGATCGCCGCGATCGTGTTCCTCGAGATCAACGTGCCGCGCACGATCGCGACGCTGGGCGGCGCCGCGTGCGCGTACTTCCTCATCGCCGACGTCGCGATCGCCGCGGCCGGACGCGCCGGCGGACGCGTCGGCAACGCGCTCGAGCACGGCGTGCGCGCGCTGCTCGGCGACACCGGGCTATGGGTGCTGCTGTGCGTCGCCACCGTCGCGCTGACGGTCGCGATCACCGGCGTCTCGCTCAAGAAAGTCATCGGTTGGGTGGTGGCGCGGTTCGCGGCGCTCCGCGCGCAGCGGGCAGCCGAACGCCCGGCGGCGGAGCCGCCGAAGTCGTTGCGCGAAGCCTTCCACCTGCCCGCGTCGCTCGCGCGGACGTCGGCGCCGCCGGCGCTCGGCGAGATCCCCGTCCCCACGCAAACCGTCGTCCCGCCGCCGCCGCTGCGTTTCTACGACGAGCCGGTCGACGAAGACGAGTTCGACGACGACGAGTACGAGGGCGAGGACGAGTACGACGACGAGGAGCTCGACGAGGACGAGCTCGAGGACGAGGTCGACGACGAGGAGATCGACGACGAAGACGACCTCGAGGACGACGAGGACGAGGACGAACCGTCGGACGAGCCCGAGGAAGACGAGTTCGACGACGTCGAGACGGGCGTCGAGGACGAGCTGCTGGCGCCGGCGCTGATCGGTGCCGCGGTCAGCGGCGAGTACGAGCCGGTCGCGCGCCGCGTCTACAAGCTCCCCGACCTCACCCTCTTCGACGCGCCGCAGGCGCAGAAGAACGACGACACCAACCGTGGCCACGTCCTCGAGGACACGCTGGCCTCGTTCGGCGTCGGCGCGAAGGTGACGCACATCGAGCGTGGTCCCTCGATCACGCGCTACGAGCTCAAGCCCGAGCGCGGCGTCAAGATCTCGCGCATCTCCTCGCTGGCCGACGACCTCGCGCTGGCGCTGGCGGCGACCTCGGTGCGCATCGAGGCGCCGATCCCGGGCAAATCGGCGGTCGGGATCGAGGTGCCCAACACCAGCGTCTCGGTCGTCGCGATCCGCGAGATCCTCGAGAACATCCCCAAGGGCGTGCCGCCGCTCTCGATGGCGCTCGGCAAGGACATCACCGGCCGGCCGGTCTTCGGCGACCTCGGCAAGATGCCGCACTTGCTGGTCGCCGGCGCGACCGGCGCCGGCAAGTCCGTCTGCCTGAACTGCATCATCGCCTCGCTGCTCTACACGGCGACGCCCGATCAGCTCGAGCTGTTGATGATCGACCCCAAGCGGGTCGAGCTGACCGTCTACAACGGCATCCCGCACCTCAAGAACGAGGTCATCACCGATCCGTCGCTGGCCGCCGGGGCGCTGGCGATGATCACGCGCGAGATGGATCAGCGCTACGAGCGCTTCGCCAAGGCCGGCGTACGCAAGATCGAGGAATACAACGCCAAGTTCCCCGACGAGACGCTGCCGTATATCGTCGTCGTCATCGACGAGCTGGCCGACCTGATGCTGGTCGCGCCGGCCAAGGTCGAGATGCTGATCATGCGTCTTGCTCAGCTGGCGCGCGCGACCGGCATCCACTTGGTCGTGGCGACGCAGCGGCCGTCGGTCGACGTCATCACCGGCCTGATCAAGGCCAACATCCCATCGCGCATCGCCTTCGCCGTCTCCTCGCAGGTCGACTCGCGCACGATCCTCGACATGGGCGGCGCGGAGCGGCTGCTCGGGCGCGGCGACATGCTGTACTTGCCGATCGACGCGCCCAAGCCGATCCGCACCCAGGGCGCGTTCATCAACGGCGCCGAGATCGAGCGGCTGGTGGAGTTCTGGAAGCGTCAGGCCAAACCCGACGATCACAAGGCGATGGAGATCGTCCCGATCCGCGAGGACGACGAGCGCGGCGGCAACGGCGAGCGCAAAGTCGACGACCTCTGGTACGACGCCTCCAAGTTCTTGCTCGACGCGCGCGTCGCCAAGGGTGACGCCGGCGTCGGCTCGACGGCCGCGCTGCAAGCGCGCTTCTCGATCGGTCACCCGCGCGCCGTCCGGCTGATGCGTCAGCTCGAAGAGTTCGGCATCGTCGGCCCCAACGAGGGCACCAAGCCGCGCAACGTCGTCATCGAGTCGCCGGCCGACCTCGAGCGCATCGCCGATCGCATCGGCAAGCCGCCGCAGCAAGACCTCTTCGCCTAG
- the mqnC gene encoding cyclic dehypoxanthinyl futalosine synthase: MSLADLLDRAATGGRLTEAEGVRLYKEASLHALGAAAHARRMALYPTQDVTYVIDTTINYTNVCNVHCTFCAFFRPEHHAQGYTMSHDVVLEHVRSAADQGATQIMIQGGVNPELGLAWFEQLFRRVAAEYPRVDIHSLSVSEIAGLAQIENSSPCEILTRLKAAGMKSLPGAGAEILVERVRKRISARKIKPQDWIGVMREAQLLGMPTTATMMFGSIETDEERIEHLRVIRDLQDETGGFTAFIPWYYVPFKTPLRGREASGVEYLRVLAVSRLFLDNVPHLQASWLTPGLKLGQLALFYGCDDMGGTILEEQVVHDAGGGNEATRAQLEQTIRGAGFVPVVRDTYWNLRDDVALATA, from the coding sequence GTGTCGCTGGCTGATCTGCTCGATCGCGCCGCCACGGGCGGCCGGCTGACCGAAGCCGAGGGCGTGCGCCTCTACAAAGAGGCGTCGCTGCACGCGCTGGGCGCGGCGGCGCACGCGCGCCGGATGGCCCTCTACCCGACGCAGGACGTCACCTACGTCATCGACACGACCATCAACTACACCAACGTCTGCAACGTGCACTGCACGTTCTGCGCCTTCTTCCGGCCCGAGCACCACGCGCAGGGCTACACGATGTCGCACGACGTCGTGCTCGAGCACGTCCGCTCGGCGGCCGACCAAGGCGCCACGCAGATCATGATCCAGGGCGGCGTCAATCCGGAGCTGGGTCTGGCGTGGTTCGAGCAGCTCTTCCGGCGCGTCGCGGCCGAGTATCCGCGCGTGGACATCCACTCGCTTTCCGTTTCCGAGATCGCGGGCTTGGCGCAGATCGAGAACAGCTCGCCGTGCGAGATCCTCACGCGGCTCAAGGCGGCCGGAATGAAGTCGCTGCCGGGCGCCGGCGCCGAGATCTTGGTCGAACGCGTGCGCAAGCGGATCTCCGCGCGCAAGATCAAGCCGCAGGACTGGATCGGCGTCATGCGCGAGGCGCAGCTGCTCGGCATGCCCACCACGGCGACCATGATGTTCGGCTCGATCGAAACCGACGAAGAACGGATCGAGCACCTGCGCGTCATCCGCGACCTGCAGGACGAGACGGGCGGCTTCACCGCGTTCATCCCGTGGTACTACGTGCCGTTCAAGACGCCGCTGCGCGGGCGCGAGGCCAGCGGCGTCGAGTATCTGCGCGTGCTGGCCGTCTCGCGGCTGTTCCTCGACAACGTGCCGCACCTGCAGGCGTCTTGGCTTACTCCTGGGCTCAAGCTCGGTCAGCTCGCGTTGTTCTACGGCTGCGACGACATGGGCGGCACGATCCTCGAAGAGCAAGTCGTGCACGACGCGGGCGGCGGTAACGAGGCGACGCGGGCGCAGCTCGAGCAGACGATCCGCGGTGCCGGCTTCGTTCCGGTCGTGCGCGACACGTATTGGAATCTGCGCGACGACGTCGCGCTCGCGACCGCGTAA
- a CDS encoding amidase → MTDEDLAYADVVELQRLLGAKRVSSLELTNLYLARLERYGPVYNGVVTILHERARREARRADRERARGVVRSPLHGIPYGVKDLLATPDAPTTWGAQPYRSQRFAFDATVVRKLSDAGAVLLAKLAMVELAGGFGYDDADASFTGPGRTPWNREFWSGGSSSGSGIAVSAGLVGFAIGSETSGSILFPSTACGITGLRPSYGRVSRHGAMALCWTLDKLGPMARSARDTQVVLAAIAGSDPHDPTAVDAPLAVPRRPLRVAVLRNATKGAMPEVAANFRATLKTLGELCDLAGEVALPKGPWEPLVGTIVNAEGAAAFRDLIESGRSRQLRNTQDKLGGYVAYATPAVDYIDAQRQRAKLNAALETAMAGYDAVVSPTLDTVTFPIGVPFDKAYPKYGSSPSLISPGNAAGLPALAMPNGFGQHGLPTSFALLGKGWSEAALAALGAKYQRATDFHRKRPPL, encoded by the coding sequence ATGACCGACGAGGATCTGGCCTACGCCGACGTCGTCGAGCTGCAGCGGCTGCTCGGCGCGAAGCGCGTCTCGTCGCTGGAGCTAACGAACCTCTACCTCGCGCGGCTCGAACGGTACGGGCCGGTCTACAACGGCGTGGTGACGATCCTGCACGAGCGCGCCCGCCGCGAAGCGCGGCGGGCCGACCGCGAGCGCGCGCGCGGCGTCGTGCGCAGCCCGCTGCACGGCATCCCCTACGGCGTGAAGGATCTGCTGGCGACGCCCGACGCGCCGACCACCTGGGGCGCGCAGCCGTACCGCTCGCAGCGCTTCGCCTTCGACGCGACCGTGGTGCGCAAGCTCAGCGACGCCGGCGCGGTGCTCTTGGCGAAGCTCGCGATGGTCGAGCTGGCGGGCGGTTTCGGCTACGACGACGCCGATGCGTCGTTCACCGGTCCCGGCCGCACGCCGTGGAACCGCGAGTTTTGGAGCGGCGGCTCCTCGAGCGGCTCGGGGATCGCGGTCAGCGCGGGTCTGGTCGGCTTCGCGATCGGGTCGGAGACGTCGGGCTCGATCCTGTTTCCGTCGACGGCCTGCGGCATCACCGGCTTGCGGCCCAGCTACGGCCGCGTCTCACGCCACGGCGCGATGGCGCTGTGCTGGACGCTCGACAAGCTCGGCCCGATGGCGCGCAGCGCGCGCGATACGCAGGTCGTCCTCGCGGCGATCGCGGGCAGCGATCCGCATGACCCGACGGCGGTCGACGCGCCGCTGGCGGTCCCGCGCCGACCGTTGCGCGTCGCCGTGCTCCGCAACGCGACCAAAGGCGCGATGCCCGAGGTCGCCGCCAACTTTCGCGCCACGCTGAAGACGCTCGGTGAGCTGTGCGACCTGGCCGGCGAGGTCGCGCTGCCGAAAGGGCCGTGGGAGCCGCTCGTCGGCACGATCGTCAACGCCGAAGGCGCGGCCGCGTTCCGCGACCTGATCGAATCGGGTCGCTCGCGCCAGCTGCGCAACACACAAGACAAGCTCGGCGGATACGTCGCCTACGCCACGCCGGCGGTCGACTACATCGACGCGCAGCGCCAGCGCGCCAAGCTCAACGCCGCGCTCGAGACGGCGATGGCCGGCTACGACGCAGTCGTCTCGCCGACGCTCGACACCGTCACCTTCCCGATCGGCGTCCCGTTCGACAAAGCCTATCCCAAGTACGGCAGCTCGCCCTCGCTGATCTCACCGGGCAACGCCGCAGGTCTGCCGGCGCTGGCGATGCCCAACGGCTTCGGCCAGCACGGCCTCCCGACGTCGTTCGCGCTGCTCGGAAAAGGCTGGAGCGAAGCCGCGCTCGCGGCGCTGGGCGCCAAATATCAGCGCGCGACCGACTTCCACCGCAAGCGCCCGCCGCTCTAA
- a CDS encoding phosphatase PAP2 family protein, whose protein sequence is MPALRFLGIALVAAALYAWLGVTVSHAPPTGIDVVGAALSGEAVHVALVFTASCWFPVLIGFGVVGLVVAYFAPSWRERIFTSVLTTLVFWKVSDFLKDVFHRPRPPDWHLIHETSWSYSSGHAMFATIVYWLWAYFVWNSALPRAVRITVAPLLALWGCGVIWSRLALGAHYVTDLAGGVLLGIVALSLGAAARATLPVRR, encoded by the coding sequence ATGCCCGCGCTGCGCTTCCTGGGCATCGCGCTGGTCGCGGCGGCCCTCTACGCGTGGCTCGGCGTCACGGTATCGCATGCGCCGCCGACGGGAATCGACGTCGTGGGCGCCGCGCTGTCGGGCGAGGCCGTACACGTGGCGCTCGTGTTCACGGCGTCGTGCTGGTTCCCGGTGCTGATCGGCTTCGGCGTCGTCGGTTTGGTCGTCGCGTACTTCGCGCCCTCGTGGCGCGAACGGATCTTCACCTCGGTCCTGACGACGCTCGTCTTTTGGAAGGTCAGCGATTTCCTCAAAGACGTCTTCCATCGCCCGCGGCCGCCGGACTGGCACCTGATCCACGAGACGTCCTGGTCCTACTCGAGCGGCCACGCGATGTTCGCGACCATCGTCTATTGGTTGTGGGCCTACTTCGTGTGGAACAGCGCGCTGCCGCGCGCCGTGCGGATCACGGTCGCGCCGCTCTTGGCGCTGTGGGGCTGCGGCGTGATCTGGTCGCGGCTCGCGCTGGGCGCGCACTACGTGACCGACCTCGCCGGCGGGGTGCTGCTGGGCATCGTCGCGCTCTCGCTCGGCGCCGCGGCGCGCGCGACGTTGCCCGTCCGCCGTTAG
- a CDS encoding menaquinone biosynthesis protein yields MNPLRYGRIPYVNVAPVETAFDRGAVTRAVEVVRGVPTALNAALAAGEIDVAAISAAHYLRHRDRFVPLGDLCIAADGPVRSVVFASPVAPEAVGEISIAVTRDSASGRALLETILRRYPHAQPSYDVVDDALAQARAHRPTLLIGDDALSARAELPPEQVFDLGEAWRGWTGLPFVFGLWCVRRDLLASRPDDVEALRAALTEARAWGAVNRETVIDAAFVQRPFSRELYDDYFTCLSYTLGDRARRGLEHFAELLPPEEALRVAG; encoded by the coding sequence GTGAACCCGCTCCGCTACGGGCGCATCCCGTACGTCAACGTCGCGCCCGTCGAGACGGCCTTCGATCGGGGCGCGGTGACGCGCGCGGTCGAGGTCGTGCGCGGCGTGCCGACCGCGCTCAATGCGGCGTTGGCCGCCGGCGAGATCGACGTCGCCGCGATCAGCGCGGCGCACTATTTGCGCCACCGCGACCGCTTCGTGCCGCTGGGCGACCTGTGCATCGCGGCCGACGGGCCGGTGCGTTCGGTCGTTTTCGCCTCGCCGGTCGCTCCTGAAGCGGTCGGCGAAATCTCGATCGCGGTGACGCGCGACTCCGCCTCGGGACGCGCGCTGCTCGAGACGATTCTGCGCCGCTATCCGCACGCGCAGCCGAGCTACGACGTCGTCGACGACGCGCTCGCGCAGGCGCGCGCGCACCGTCCGACGCTGCTGATCGGCGACGACGCGCTGAGCGCGCGCGCGGAGCTGCCGCCCGAACAGGTCTTCGATCTCGGCGAGGCATGGCGCGGCTGGACCGGTCTGCCGTTCGTCTTCGGTCTGTGGTGCGTGCGCCGCGACCTGCTCGCGAGCCGCCCGGACGACGTCGAGGCCTTGAGGGCGGCGCTGACGGAGGCGCGCGCGTGGGGTGCCGTCAACCGCGAGACGGTCATCGATGCCGCCTTCGTGCAGCGTCCCTTCTCGCGCGAGCTCTACGACGACTACTTCACCTGCCTCTCGTACACGCTCGGCGATCGGGCCCGCCGCGGGCTCGAGCACTTCGCCGAGCTGCTCCCGCCGGAGGAGGCGCTTCGTGTCGCTGGCTGA
- a CDS encoding CofH family radical SAM protein, giving the protein MTTADPALRAIEQKLDAGDSLSLEDGLALYRTPDIHTLGRLAKAAKERKSGDRVYYVLNRYINSTNVCYANCQFCSFAKGERDAEKVRMSADEVVAKALETGTNFNQLHIVGGHDPRQLSLDYWLPLMRRFKEMLPHVQLSLFTAAEIDYMARRHRLSYDEICRTLREAGLDNVNGGGAEIFADRFRAEVCPNKVDTAHWLEIHETLHRHGVASNATMLYGTIETLEERLEHLILLRESQRRSPGYNAFIPLAFHPDGNAMSSHGWTSGLDDIRTFAVARLMLDNFDHIKAYWMIQGLKVCQLALGFGADDMDGTHGSTDEERIYHSAGTRSGQYVDDREFRRLIEEVGYVPVRRNSTYQTFPHDWKPDDEMPVAAEPVLA; this is encoded by the coding sequence GTGACGACGGCCGACCCTGCGCTCCGCGCGATCGAGCAGAAGCTCGACGCCGGCGACTCGCTCTCGCTCGAGGACGGCCTCGCGCTGTACCGCACGCCGGACATCCATACGCTCGGCCGCCTTGCCAAGGCGGCAAAGGAGCGCAAGAGCGGCGACCGCGTCTACTACGTCCTCAACCGCTACATCAACTCGACCAACGTCTGCTACGCGAACTGTCAGTTCTGCTCGTTCGCCAAGGGCGAGCGCGACGCCGAGAAGGTTCGCATGTCGGCCGACGAGGTCGTCGCCAAGGCGCTCGAGACGGGCACCAACTTCAACCAGCTCCACATCGTGGGCGGCCACGATCCCCGTCAGCTCTCGCTCGATTATTGGCTGCCGCTGATGCGCCGCTTCAAGGAGATGCTGCCGCACGTGCAGCTCTCGCTGTTCACCGCGGCCGAGATCGACTACATGGCGCGCCGCCATCGGCTCTCGTACGACGAGATCTGCCGCACGCTGCGCGAGGCGGGGCTGGACAACGTCAACGGCGGCGGCGCCGAGATCTTCGCCGATCGCTTTCGCGCCGAAGTCTGCCCCAACAAGGTCGACACCGCGCACTGGCTCGAGATTCACGAGACGCTGCACCGGCACGGCGTCGCCTCGAACGCGACGATGCTCTACGGTACGATCGAGACGCTCGAGGAGCGGCTCGAGCACCTGATCCTGCTGCGCGAGTCGCAGCGCCGCTCGCCGGGGTACAACGCCTTCATCCCGCTCGCGTTCCATCCCGACGGCAACGCGATGTCGAGCCACGGCTGGACCTCCGGGCTGGACGACATCCGCACGTTCGCGGTCGCGCGCTTGATGCTCGACAACTTCGACCACATCAAGGCCTATTGGATGATCCAAGGGCTGAAGGTCTGTCAGCTCGCGCTCGGCTTCGGCGCCGACGACATGGACGGCACCCACGGGTCGACCGACGAGGAGCGCATCTACCACAGCGCGGGCACCCGCTCCGGACAGTACGTCGACGATCGCGAGTTCCGCCGCTTGATCGAAGAGGTCGGCTACGTCCCGGTGCGGCGCAACTCGACCTACCAGACCTTCCCGCACGACTGGAAGCCCGACGACGAGATGCCGGTCGCCGCGGAACCGGTGCTGGCGTGA
- a CDS encoding PDZ domain-containing protein: protein MSIPPRAAALAAALSFVVVGFGFSAAPTRAQGTPPITLHVDASRAVQGLLAMHETIPVSPGALTLMYPRWIPGEHSPSGPIPNLAGIQIHAGTQTLAWTRDPVDLYAFHLDVPSGTTSLSVDFLYLAANSGNYSSARTSTPNLLSLTWNKVILTPKVEDYADQTIAPSITLPGALWKYATALETVSHVGADVTFKPVTQEMLIDSPLDAGINARTWHLGTFNGAPVDLAAFADTPQQLDASDKTIAKFRKLVAQMHGVYRYRHFNHYTFLLTVSDVMPGEGVEHHQSSDDGSGGGFLTDEAQLVSDGDLLCHEWNHSWDGKYRRPYDLAKRNLQDPEIDDLLWVYEGMTQFYGELQAERSGLWTKQQWLDNLAGTYAFLDTTPGRDWRPLLDTATAASVLYSAPDQWESERRSVDYYPEGALMWLEADVMIRRMSGGHKSLDDVARRFFGNGHDTGPQVVTYDRADLVRAMNAVQPYDWAGFFHRNVDEITAHPPDPITTGGYKLVYTDTPSGMEKIQATVRKGIDARYSLGLMLRTDGTVVDVVPGSPAYQAGIGPGDKIVALDDRALTDGASQLDDALKAHRSGPPLRVLISGGETFRTVAVPYTGGPRYPHLERLPGTPDELSAIAASYPAVAR from the coding sequence ATGTCGATCCCGCCTCGCGCGGCCGCGCTCGCTGCCGCGCTTTCATTTGTCGTTGTGGGATTCGGGTTCTCCGCGGCGCCGACGCGAGCGCAGGGAACGCCGCCCATCACCCTGCACGTCGACGCCTCGCGCGCCGTGCAAGGCCTGCTTGCGATGCACGAGACGATCCCGGTCAGTCCGGGAGCGCTCACGCTGATGTATCCGCGCTGGATTCCCGGCGAGCACTCGCCCAGCGGCCCGATTCCGAACCTGGCCGGCATCCAGATCCACGCCGGAACGCAAACCCTTGCGTGGACTCGCGACCCGGTCGATCTCTACGCCTTCCACCTCGACGTGCCGAGCGGGACGACCTCGTTGAGCGTCGACTTCCTCTACCTGGCGGCGAACAGCGGGAATTACTCGAGCGCACGCACCTCGACGCCGAATCTGCTCTCGCTGACCTGGAACAAGGTCATCCTCACGCCCAAGGTCGAGGACTACGCGGACCAGACCATCGCGCCGTCGATCACGCTGCCCGGCGCGCTCTGGAAGTACGCGACCGCGCTCGAAACGGTCTCGCACGTCGGCGCCGACGTCACCTTCAAGCCGGTGACCCAGGAGATGCTGATCGACTCGCCGCTCGACGCCGGCATCAACGCCCGCACCTGGCACTTGGGGACCTTCAACGGCGCACCGGTCGACTTGGCCGCCTTCGCGGACACGCCGCAACAACTCGACGCGAGCGACAAGACGATCGCGAAGTTCCGCAAGCTGGTCGCGCAGATGCACGGCGTCTACCGGTACCGGCACTTCAACCACTACACGTTTCTGCTCACCGTCAGCGACGTGATGCCCGGCGAAGGCGTCGAGCACCATCAGTCCAGCGACGACGGCAGCGGCGGCGGGTTTCTCACCGACGAGGCGCAACTGGTCAGCGACGGTGACCTGCTGTGCCACGAGTGGAACCACTCGTGGGACGGCAAGTATCGCCGGCCGTACGATCTGGCCAAGCGGAACCTGCAAGACCCCGAGATCGACGATCTGCTGTGGGTCTACGAGGGGATGACGCAGTTCTACGGCGAGCTGCAAGCCGAGCGCAGCGGTCTGTGGACCAAGCAGCAGTGGCTCGACAACCTGGCCGGAACCTACGCCTTCCTCGACACGACGCCTGGGCGCGACTGGCGTCCGCTGCTCGACACTGCGACAGCCGCCTCGGTCCTCTACTCCGCGCCCGACCAGTGGGAGTCGGAGCGGCGCAGCGTCGATTACTACCCGGAAGGCGCGCTGATGTGGCTCGAAGCCGACGTCATGATCCGCCGCATGTCGGGCGGCCACAAGTCGCTCGACGACGTCGCCCGCCGCTTCTTCGGCAACGGCCACGACACCGGCCCGCAGGTCGTCACCTACGACCGTGCCGACCTCGTGCGCGCGATGAACGCGGTGCAGCCCTACGACTGGGCCGGGTTCTTCCACCGCAACGTCGACGAGATCACCGCGCACCCGCCGGATCCGATCACGACCGGCGGCTACAAGCTCGTCTACACCGACACGCCCTCCGGAATGGAGAAGATCCAAGCGACGGTGCGCAAGGGAATCGACGCGCGCTACTCGCTCGGGCTGATGCTGCGCACCGACGGTACGGTCGTCGACGTCGTGCCGGGCTCGCCCGCGTATCAGGCCGGGATCGGACCCGGCGACAAGATCGTCGCACTCGACGACCGCGCGCTGACCGACGGCGCCTCGCAGCTCGACGACGCGCTCAAGGCGCATCGCAGCGGACCGCCCCTGCGCGTGCTGATCAGCGGGGGCGAGACGTTCCGCACGGTCGCGGTGCCGTATACCGGCGGCCCGCGCTATCCGCATCTGGAGCGGCTCCCGGGCACGCCCGACGAGCTGAGCGCGATCGCCGCCTCGTACCCGGCGGTGGCGCGATGA
- a CDS encoding isocitrate/isopropylmalate family dehydrogenase codes for MSKPTIVVLGGDQTGQELLDEALRVLAPEVVGFDLDFEFFDLSLEKRRETKNQIVHDAAAAMRRTKLGLKAATITPETKGDVGSPNAILRREIDGKVIVRTGRRIPGVRPVAGIHAPISVVRMAVGDAYGAKEWRETENGDEIAYRTERIERSICRVVAEYSFFHARRTGAKVFGGPKYTVSPVYEGMLKEEMDAAATRYPDVAYDPQLIDATYALLISSAGDTPLVIPSLNRDGDCLSDLVMQLFGSIAGAESTLMSFTAEGKPDVVMTEAPHGTAPRLYGKNVANPMAMILAAAALLGFIDDRRATTASRAIYESVLETVRGGIATSDLNGHASTTEFTDAVIAKVKTKLDVWATL; via the coding sequence GTGTCCAAGCCCACCATCGTCGTCCTCGGAGGCGACCAAACCGGCCAAGAGCTGCTCGACGAAGCACTGCGCGTCCTCGCCCCGGAGGTGGTTGGCTTCGACCTGGACTTCGAGTTCTTCGACCTCTCGCTCGAGAAGCGCCGTGAGACGAAAAATCAAATCGTGCACGACGCGGCCGCGGCGATGCGGCGCACCAAGCTGGGGCTCAAGGCCGCGACGATCACGCCCGAGACGAAAGGTGACGTCGGGTCGCCCAACGCGATCTTGCGCCGCGAGATCGACGGCAAGGTGATCGTGCGCACCGGACGGCGCATCCCCGGGGTCCGACCGGTGGCGGGCATCCACGCGCCGATCTCGGTCGTGCGCATGGCCGTCGGCGACGCGTACGGCGCCAAGGAGTGGCGCGAGACCGAGAACGGCGACGAGATCGCCTACCGGACCGAGCGCATCGAACGCTCGATTTGCCGCGTCGTCGCCGAATATTCGTTCTTTCACGCGCGGCGCACGGGAGCGAAGGTCTTCGGCGGCCCCAAGTACACCGTCAGCCCCGTCTACGAAGGGATGCTGAAGGAGGAGATGGACGCCGCGGCCACCCGCTATCCGGACGTCGCCTACGATCCGCAGCTGATCGACGCGACCTACGCGCTGCTGATCTCGTCGGCCGGTGACACGCCGCTGGTCATCCCCTCGCTCAACCGCGACGGCGACTGCCTCTCCGACCTGGTCATGCAGCTGTTCGGCTCGATCGCCGGCGCCGAGTCGACGCTGATGTCGTTCACGGCCGAGGGCAAACCGGACGTCGTCATGACCGAGGCGCCGCACGGAACGGCGCCGCGACTGTACGGAAAGAACGTCGCCAACCCCATGGCGATGATTTTGGCCGCGGCCGCGTTGCTGGGCTTCATCGACGACCGCCGCGCGACCACCGCCTCGCGCGCGATCTACGAGTCGGTGCTGGAGACCGTGCGCGGCGGCATCGCGACCAGCGACCTCAACGGGCACGCTTCGACGACCGAGTTCACCGACGCCGTGATCGCCAAGGTGAAGACCAAGCTCGACGTCTGGGCGACGCTCTGA